In Terriglobia bacterium, one genomic interval encodes:
- a CDS encoding aldehyde dehydrogenase, producing the protein MNNSTISIHAPNCVFVNGAWAQPSGNQVLEVISPVTEETIMTFPDGTPADIDRAITSARAAFDKGPWPRLSPRERGEALLKVAEALGRRLPELAAAWTAQVGAPISLTKYASAQAPGLFEFYGKMIQTWPVIDERKRDDGRTARIVSEPAGVVAAITPWNAPMVLLCYKVAPALAAGCTVVSKPAPETPMDAYLLAECIEEAGLPPGVFNVVPAGRETGDYLVRHPGVDKVSFTGSTAAGRQIMKACAERMVRCSLELGGKSAAIVLEDAEMGQVLQSLAPFSMPITGQVCFSLTRVLVPRSRAAEIRDAYVSAVSKLNLGDPFDAATHMGPLTMKRQLARVQGYVEKGRAEGARLVLGGGRPPGLTKGYFFEPTVFADVDTHMTIAQEEIFGPVVSLISYEDVDDAVAKANDTIYGLHGAIYTADAERGYQVARRIRSGSVTVNGMIVDYKMPFGGFKQSGIGREGGVEGLQNYFETKTIYL; encoded by the coding sequence GTGAACAACTCCACAATTTCGATCCACGCACCGAACTGCGTGTTCGTGAACGGCGCATGGGCACAGCCCAGCGGAAATCAGGTACTTGAAGTCATTTCTCCCGTTACCGAGGAGACGATCATGACATTCCCTGACGGAACGCCGGCAGATATCGATCGCGCTATAACGAGCGCGCGTGCTGCATTCGACAAAGGGCCGTGGCCCCGCCTGTCTCCGCGGGAGCGCGGCGAGGCGCTGCTTAAGGTTGCGGAGGCCCTCGGCAGGCGGTTGCCGGAGCTGGCGGCAGCGTGGACGGCGCAGGTGGGTGCGCCTATTTCGCTGACTAAATACGCGTCGGCTCAGGCGCCGGGGCTGTTTGAGTTTTATGGAAAGATGATCCAGACCTGGCCGGTAATCGATGAACGCAAGCGCGACGACGGCCGCACCGCTCGTATCGTCAGCGAGCCTGCCGGAGTGGTGGCTGCGATAACGCCCTGGAACGCGCCCATGGTTTTGTTGTGTTACAAGGTCGCTCCCGCACTGGCTGCCGGTTGCACCGTCGTTTCCAAACCGGCTCCGGAAACGCCGATGGATGCCTATCTGCTTGCGGAATGCATCGAAGAAGCCGGTTTGCCGCCCGGTGTATTTAATGTCGTGCCGGCAGGGCGCGAAACTGGCGACTATCTCGTTCGGCATCCGGGAGTGGATAAGGTCAGTTTTACCGGCAGTACGGCGGCGGGCCGTCAGATCATGAAGGCGTGCGCGGAACGCATGGTCCGCTGCAGTCTGGAACTCGGGGGAAAGTCCGCCGCCATCGTGCTTGAAGATGCCGAGATGGGTCAGGTCCTGCAATCATTGGCGCCGTTTTCGATGCCGATTACGGGACAAGTCTGTTTCTCTCTGACACGAGTACTGGTCCCGCGATCCCGCGCGGCGGAGATCCGCGACGCCTACGTTTCCGCAGTCAGCAAACTCAACCTGGGCGATCCCTTCGACGCCGCCACTCATATGGGACCGCTCACCATGAAGCGGCAACTGGCGCGTGTCCAGGGTTACGTCGAAAAAGGCCGCGCTGAAGGCGCTCGCCTGGTGCTCGGCGGCGGACGTCCTCCGGGCTTGACCAAAGGATACTTTTTCGAACCGACCGTTTTTGCCGATGTCGATACGCATATGACTATCGCGCAGGAAGAAATTTTCGGTCCTGTTGTGTCGTTGATCAGTTACGAGGACGTCGATGACGCCGTCGCGAAGGCTAACGACACGATATATGGACTCCACGGCGCGATCTACACTGCAGACGCGGAACGCGGCTATCAGGTGGCGCGCCGAATCCGTTCAGGCAGCGTGACGGTCAATGGCATGATCGTGGACTACAAAATGCCGTTCGGCGGATTCAAGCAATCCGGCATTGGGCGGGAAGGCGGCGTCGAGGGTCTGCAGAACTATTTCGAAACCAAGACCATTTACCTGTGA
- a CDS encoding ATP-binding protein has translation MNDDRVNILLVDDHVENLVALEALLTDLGQNLVRVESGLDALRLLLHNEFALIILDVDMPIMNGFETAALVREREKSRHTPIIFLTAINKAEQHVFKGYSLGAVDYLTKPFVPEVLRAKVTAFVELHKKSEEVKRQAKLLQQMVAELAGSNDEIRKLNVELQGERDFISTVLDTADSIVLVLDDKQKIIRASRAFERILGYSSDEAAGRPLTSFFVSAGPWQEMNEAENYWIAKDGVSRLIAWSKTHLTANHLILTGNDITERKRAEQQREQFIRAEVARGAAEASERRSTFLAEASTMLSATLDYERTLINISHLAIPTFADWCFVYLALEGQEISSALIAHVDPEKEFLAQQVEIRPEDLSSDKLPVVRVFQTGTPELFDDISEDELRNTVKDEEKFEALLQLGLRSAVVVPIPGRHSVLGVIGFASPKPGRYTSTELNFAQDLARRISLALENARLYREAQEANRAKDEFLATLSHELRTPLNAILGWTQILRAKRLDEVTTARAFEAIERNAKAQAELIEDMLDVSRIITGRLRLELQAVRLSEAVEAALDSVRPTAEAKGVQVEAELTEDAGTISGDNHRLQQIVWNLLSNAIKFTPASGVVRVKLEYTATEARLTVADTGKGISSGFLPYVFDRFRQAETMVSRTASGLGLGLSIARHLVELHGGVIEASSEGEGRGATFTVTFPLRETVSTAAVQNAS, from the coding sequence ATGAATGACGACCGGGTCAACATTTTGCTTGTCGATGACCACGTCGAGAATCTTGTAGCGCTGGAGGCGCTGCTCACCGACCTGGGGCAGAACCTGGTGCGCGTAGAGTCGGGACTCGACGCTTTGCGGCTTCTTCTGCACAATGAATTCGCGCTGATCATTCTCGATGTCGACATGCCGATCATGAATGGCTTTGAAACGGCCGCCCTGGTCCGCGAGCGCGAAAAGTCGCGCCATACGCCGATTATCTTTCTCACAGCGATCAACAAAGCCGAACAGCACGTCTTCAAGGGTTACTCTCTGGGCGCCGTCGACTATCTGACCAAGCCGTTTGTCCCGGAAGTGCTCCGCGCCAAGGTTACGGCATTCGTCGAGCTCCACAAAAAGAGCGAGGAAGTCAAACGCCAGGCCAAACTTCTCCAGCAGATGGTTGCGGAACTCGCCGGCAGCAATGACGAGATCCGCAAGTTGAATGTTGAACTGCAGGGAGAGCGCGATTTTATCTCCACCGTGCTGGACACGGCGGACAGCATCGTCCTCGTGCTGGACGATAAACAGAAAATTATTCGCGCCAGCCGCGCCTTTGAGCGGATTCTCGGCTACTCCAGCGACGAAGCCGCCGGGCGTCCCCTGACATCGTTCTTTGTTTCTGCCGGACCGTGGCAGGAGATGAACGAGGCCGAAAACTACTGGATTGCCAAAGACGGCGTATCGCGGCTGATCGCCTGGTCGAAGACGCACCTGACAGCCAATCACCTCATTCTCACAGGCAACGACATCACTGAACGCAAGCGCGCGGAACAGCAACGCGAGCAATTCATCCGCGCGGAAGTTGCCCGCGGCGCGGCGGAAGCGTCCGAGCGCCGCTCCACATTTCTTGCGGAAGCAAGCACGATGCTGTCCGCCACGCTCGACTACGAGCGGACGCTCATCAACATTTCACACCTCGCCATTCCGACCTTCGCGGACTGGTGTTTCGTATACCTGGCGCTCGAAGGCCAGGAGATCAGTTCCGCGCTCATCGCTCACGTCGATCCCGAAAAAGAATTCCTCGCTCAGCAGGTCGAAATCCGGCCCGAGGACCTGTCGAGCGATAAGCTGCCCGTCGTACGTGTTTTTCAGACCGGCACACCGGAACTGTTTGACGACATCAGCGAGGACGAACTCCGCAATACGGTTAAGGATGAAGAGAAGTTTGAAGCGCTCCTCCAGCTCGGCCTCCGGTCCGCGGTCGTGGTGCCGATTCCGGGCCGTCATTCTGTGCTTGGTGTGATCGGATTCGCGTCGCCGAAACCGGGGCGCTACACGTCGACGGAACTGAATTTTGCCCAGGATCTTGCGCGCCGGATCAGTCTGGCACTGGAAAATGCGCGGCTGTATCGCGAGGCTCAGGAAGCCAACCGCGCAAAGGATGAGTTTCTCGCGACGCTGTCTCACGAATTGCGGACACCGCTGAACGCCATCCTCGGATGGACGCAGATCCTGCGGGCCAAGCGGCTGGATGAAGTCACGACAGCCCGCGCCTTCGAAGCGATCGAGCGCAACGCGAAAGCCCAGGCCGAACTCATCGAAGACATGCTGGACGTCTCGCGTATTATCACCGGACGGCTCCGTCTGGAACTGCAGGCGGTCCGCCTGTCTGAAGCCGTTGAAGCCGCCCTGGATTCCGTCAGGCCGACGGCGGAAGCGAAGGGAGTCCAGGTCGAAGCCGAATTGACGGAAGATGCCGGAACGATTTCGGGCGACAACCACCGCCTCCAGCAGATCGTCTGGAATCTGTTATCGAACGCGATAAAGTTCACACCGGCTTCAGGAGTTGTCCGGGTGAAATTGGAGTACACCGCGACCGAAGCCAGACTGACGGTCGCCGACACAGGCAAAGGCATCAGTTCCGGTTTCCTGCCCTATGTTTTCGACCGCTTCCGCCAGGCCGAAACCATGGTCAGCCGGACCGCAAGCGGCCTTGGCCTTGGCCTCTCGATCGCGCGGCACCTGGTCGAATTACATGGCGGAGTGATCGAAGCCAGCAGTGAAGGGGAAGGCCGGGGCGCTACGTTCACGGTCACCTTTCCCTTGCGTGAAACTGTCTCAACCGCCGCCGTCCAGAATGCTTCATAG
- a CDS encoding protein-glutamate O-methyltransferase CheR, translating to MSALPQQSQSVEEIELALLLEGIYRHYGFDFRNYALSSLRRRVWNFLRSEDVASISLLQDRILHDRAWLERFLYSLSVNVSAMFRDPHFYRVFRQEVVPLLKTYPFIRIWLAGVSMGEEVYSLAILLQEEGIYERCRIYATDINDAVLKKAKDGIYPVELMQTYTNNYIKAGGTQSFSDYYTAAYDRVILKSSLRENVVFAQHNLASDASFNEFHVILCRNVMIYFNSELQAHVHHLLHDSLVTFGVLGLGAKETMKFSPHEYSYEEIDSAAKLYRRIA from the coding sequence ATGTCGGCCTTACCGCAACAGTCTCAGTCCGTCGAAGAGATCGAACTCGCTCTACTGCTGGAAGGTATCTACCGGCATTACGGGTTCGATTTCCGGAACTATGCCTTGTCTTCTCTGAGGCGGCGGGTCTGGAACTTCCTGCGCAGCGAGGATGTCGCAAGCATCTCGCTTCTGCAGGACCGGATACTGCACGACCGGGCGTGGCTCGAACGGTTCCTCTACTCGCTTTCCGTCAACGTCAGCGCGATGTTCCGGGACCCGCACTTTTACCGTGTATTCCGGCAGGAAGTCGTTCCTCTTCTGAAAACATATCCCTTCATCCGCATCTGGCTTGCCGGCGTGTCGATGGGCGAGGAGGTTTATTCACTGGCGATTCTGCTTCAAGAGGAAGGGATCTACGAGCGCTGCCGGATCTACGCAACGGATATCAATGACGCCGTGCTGAAGAAAGCAAAGGACGGCATCTATCCGGTCGAACTGATGCAGACGTATACGAACAACTACATCAAGGCGGGGGGAACGCAGTCTTTTTCCGATTACTACACCGCCGCATACGACCGCGTGATCCTGAAATCGTCGCTTCGCGAGAATGTGGTTTTCGCTCAGCACAACCTCGCCTCGGATGCGTCATTTAATGAGTTTCACGTGATCCTCTGCCGAAACGTGATGATTTACTTCAACAGCGAACTGCAGGCGCATGTGCATCATCTTTTGCACGACAGCCTCGTGACGTTCGGCGTCCTCGGCCTCGGGGCAAAAGAGACGATGAAGTTCAGCCCGCACGAATATTCATACGAGGAGATCGACAGTGCGGCGAAGCTCTACCGGAGGATCGCCTGA
- a CDS encoding chemotaxis protein CheB produces MAWQFIAIGTSLGGFQALRTVLGFLSRDFPLPVGVVQHRSHEDSEAFASLLASHSELPIIEVDDKETIRTGHVYVCPSNYHLLIDDGHFALSTDRPVLHARPSIDVFFESAADVYRENLIGVLLTGMSKDGTAGLARIKKNGGFAIVQDPLAAEGDVMPQAAIAAVAVDKVLPLQDIGPFLTGLCAREKGIEV; encoded by the coding sequence ATGGCATGGCAGTTCATCGCTATCGGAACGTCGCTGGGCGGATTCCAGGCGCTGAGAACGGTCCTGGGGTTTCTGTCCAGGGACTTCCCTCTTCCGGTAGGCGTGGTTCAACATCGGAGCCATGAAGACTCCGAGGCGTTCGCTTCACTCCTCGCGAGCCACAGCGAGCTGCCGATCATTGAAGTGGACGATAAGGAAACAATCCGGACCGGGCACGTCTATGTCTGCCCATCGAATTATCACCTTCTTATCGACGACGGGCATTTTGCCCTTTCAACGGACAGGCCGGTCCTGCACGCCCGGCCGTCGATCGATGTGTTTTTCGAGTCCGCGGCCGATGTGTATCGCGAAAACCTGATCGGAGTGCTGCTTACCGGAATGAGCAAGGATGGTACCGCCGGACTTGCTAGAATAAAGAAAAACGGCGGTTTCGCGATTGTCCAGGACCCGCTTGCCGCGGAAGGCGATGTCATGCCGCAGGCGGCAATTGCCGCTGTCGCCGTGGATAAGGTTTTGCCGCTCCAGGACATCGGGCCGTTTCTTACCGGGCTCTGCGCGAGGGAAAAAGGAATTGAAGTATGA